Part of the Geodermatophilus obscurus DSM 43160 genome is shown below.
GTGCTGACCAGCGTGGGAGCGGCGTCGTCGAGCACCCGGGCCGTCCTCGGCAGACGGCGGCGGCGGTCGAGCACCACGCGCAGCGGCTGACGGGCGGCGTCCCGGCCGTCGGCGTCCCGGACGGTCAGCTGCGGGTCGTCGGCCAGCGCCGTCCCCGAGCCGATGACGACCGCGTCACAGGTGGCCCGCAGCCGGTGGACGGCAGCGCGGGCGTCCGGGCCGGTGACCCAGCGGCTGCTGCCGTCGGCGGCGGCGACCCGCCCGTCGAGGGTGCCGGCGACCTTCCAGACGACGAACGGGCGCCCCTCGCGCACGCCGGTCAGCCACGCGCCCAGCGCGCCCTCCTCGGCGGCCTGCTGGGCCACGCCCAGCTCGACCTCGACGCCGGCGGCGCGCAGCCGTGCGGCCCCACCCCCGGCCAGCTGCGTGGGCTCGGGGACGGCCACCACCACGCGGGCGACGCCGGCGGCGAGCAGCGCGTCGGCGCAGGGACCGGTGCGGCCGGTGTGCGCGCACGGCTCGAGGGTGACGACGGCGGTGCCGCCGCAGGCCCGCTCGCCGGCCTGCTCCAGCGCCCGGACCTCCGCGTGCGGGCCGCCGGGCGGTGCCGTCGCGCCCTCTCCCACCGGCGTCCCGTCGGCGGCGAGCACGACCGCGCCCACCGCGGGGTTGGGGCTGGTGGTGCCGAGGACGCCCGCGCCCAGCTCGCGTGCCCGGGCCATGGCGGAGAGCTCGGCCGCGGAGACGGTCACCCCTGCCGCGCCGCAGCGGCCTGCGCGCGCAGGCCCGCGATCGCCCGCGCCGGGTCGTCGGCGCCGTAGACGGCCGACCCCGCGACGAACACGTCGGCACCGGCCGCGGCAGCCTGCTCGATGGTGTCGGCGTTGATCCCGCCGTCGACCTCGACCAGCAGCGTGAGGTGCCCGGTGTCGACCAGCTCGCGCGCGCGGCGCACCTTGGGCAGCGTCTCGGCGAGGAACCGCTGACCGCCGAAGCCGGGCTCCACGGTCATGACCAGCAGGGTGTCGAACTCCGGGAGCACGTCGAGGTACTCCTCCAGGGGGGTGCCGGGCTTGAGCGCCAGGCCCGCCAGCGACCCGGCGGCGCGCAGGTCGCGGGCGACGGCACGCGGGTCGTCGGTGCAGGCCTCGGCGTGCACCGTGACGTTGCGCGCGCCGGCCTCCGCGTAGCCCGGTGCCCACCGCGCGGGGTCCTCGATCATCAGGTGGCAGTCCAGCGGCACGGGGCTGACCGCCTGCACCGCCTGCATGACCGGCAGCCCGAAGGTCAGGTTCGGCACGAAGTGCGCGTCCATGACGTCGAAGTGCAACCAGTCGGCGTCGGCGACCCGCTGTGACTCCTCGGCCAGCCGGGCGAAGTCCGCCGACAGGAGGCTGGGCGCGATCAGCGGGCTCCGGGACACGTCCGCCGAGTCTAGGCGGGCGTGATCACCGTCCCGTGCGGGAGCGGCGGTACGCCGACCTCGAACCCCTGGACCGTGGGGGGCAGCGTGCAACCGGACGGCCCCCGTCAGGCGGGAGGCGGTGGTCGTCGTCCGGACGCGCTCGGGTCCCGTCCCGCACGGTGGCGGAGGCATCGCCGTCCGTGCTGCTCCCCCGTGCGCGCCCAGCCATTTCGCCTGCTCGGCACCGCACCGCGCTCCGAGACGCCCGATACGGAACTGTGCCTCCCTATGGTGCTCACCGTGGGCCGGCTGAGACGGCGGACGGCGGGACGCCGAGCGCGACGGGACGCCTCGGTCGCCGCTTCCGTTGCCTGGTTCACCGGTGCCGGCCTCGCGGTGACGCTCGCGCTGGCCCTGCTCACCGGGGTGCTCGCCCGCCGCGCCGGTGTGGAACAGGGCACGCGGTCGTTCGAGAACCTCGCCCGCGTCACCGCCGCCACGCTCACCCCGGCCCTGGACGGTGACCCGGGCCTGCCCCCCGGCCCGACCGCGGACCTCCGCACCCACGTCGACGCGCTGGTGAAGGCCGGCCCGGTGGTCGCCGTCCGGGTGCGCTCCAGCAGCGGGCAGGTGCTCTGGGCCGACGACCGCAGCGTCGTCGGCCGGACGGACGCGTTGCCGGCCGACGCGCGCCGCGCCCTGAGGACCGGCTCGGTGGCCTCGCTGGCGGCCGACCCTGGGGACCCGGGCGTGGTCGCCGGTCACAGCAGCGGCCGGGTGCTGGTGGCCTGGGTCGGGGTGGAGGACGTGCACGGCACCCCGCTGCTGGTCGAGTTCCACGAGAGCTACACCGAGGTGACCGACCTCGCGCAACGCACCTGGATGCGGTTCGCGCCGGCCGCGCTGGGCGCCCTGGCGCTGCTGCAGGTGCTCCAGGTGCCGCTGGCCTGGCGGCTGGCCTCGAACCTGCGCCGGTCCCGGCAGTCGGAGGACGCGCTGCTCCAGGCAGCCGTGGACGCCTCGGACGCCGAGCGGCGCCGGATCGCCGGCGAGGTGCACGACCACACCGTCCAGGACCTCACCGCACTCGCCTTCGAGATCGACGCCGCGCAGATGCGCGGCGCACCCCGCAACGCCGAGGACGCCGAGCTGCTGGAGCGGACCGCGCAGGGGGTGCGCCGGACGGTCGAGGACCTGCGGTCCCTGCTCGTCGCGCTCATCCCGGCCCGGGGCGGCTTCCGCGGTGGGCTGCTCCCGGCGCTGCAGGTGCTCGCCCAGGAGCTGACCCGCTCCGGCATCCGGGTCACCGTGCGTGCCGACGACGCCCGGGACCTGCCCGGGCCGACGGCCGCACTGCTCTACCGCTGCGCCCAGGAGGCGCTGCGCAACGTCGTCACGCACAGCCGCGCGACCTCGGTCGAGGTCGCCGTCACGCAGGACCAAGGGGTTGCCACGATGGAGATCGAGGACGACGGGCAGGGGTTCGACGAGCGGCGGCTCGCCGAGCGGGCCGCGGCCGGGCACGTCGGACTGCGCGCGCTCGGGGAGCTGCTGGTGGACGTCGGCGGCTCGCTGACGCTGTCCAGCGCCCCGGGCGAGGGCACGCAGCTGGTCGCGACCGTGCCGTTGGCAACCGCCGCCGTGACCGCCGGAGCAGCACGGTGATCCGGGTGCTGGTGGTCGACGACCACGCCGTCGTCCGGCGGGGCATCTCCAGCCTGCTGGCCGCCGCCGACGGGCTGGAGTGCGTCGGGGCGGTCGGGGACGGCGACACCGCCCTGGAGCTGGTCGAGCAGCTGGACCCCGACGTGCTGCTGCTGGACCTGTCCATGCCGGGCCGGGACGGCGTGACGGTGATCCGTGTGCTGCGGGAGCGCGGCCACCGGACCCCGGTGCTGGTGCTCACCTCCTTCGGCGAGCCCGACCTCGTGGTGCCCGCCCTGGTCGCCGGCGCCGACGGCTACCTGCTCAAGTACCAGGACGGCGAGTCGATCCTCGACGCGGTGCGGTGCATCGCCGCGGGCGGCGCACCGGTCGACCCGATGGTGACCGCCGCCGTGCTCGCCGACCTGCGCGACCGCGGTCAGGGCGACCTGCTCACCGACCGCGAGAAGGAGGTGCTGGAGCTGGTCCGTCAGGGCCTGCCCAACAAGGTGATCGCCCGGCGGCTGCGGATCAGCGAGGCCACGGTGAAGACCCACGTCACCCGCATCCTGCAGCGCATCGGCGCCACCGACCGCACGCAGGCGGCGCTGTGGGCCGAGCGCCGCCTGCGTCCGAACGAGCCTCCCCACCGGACCACGGGATGACCGGTACCGGCCGGCACCGGCCCGGGCGCGGTGGGTCCCCTCCCGACCCGCAGCGGCGCCCGGTCCTGCTGCGCTACGCCGCGACCGGGCGACCGGCCCCGCGGCGGTGGTCCGAGCGGCTGGCCCTGGTCGCCGGGGCCATCGCCGTGCTGGCCGCGATCGGCACGGCCACGCTCACCGGGGCCTGGGCCGGGTTCTCCCTGCTGGGCGCGCCGGGCACGCCGGCCCGTCCCGCCATCGAGGCGGGCGAGGGCGGCGGGACGCAGCCGGACGCCCCCGCGCCGGACGTGGGTGCAGCGGCGCCTCCGCCACCGGAGGAGGGTCCGGCCGCGGTGCTGCCGGAGCGCGCGCCGCCGGACCGGCCGCAGCGGCGAGCGGAGGCGCCCCCCGAGCCGTTCACCGCGGTGCCGCCCGCGACCGGGCCGTCCTCCGCCCGGCCGTCGCCCGGTGCCACCCCGGCGAGCACGCCGCCGCCCCGCCGTCCGGCGCCGGCGACCGCGGCCCCTGCCGCGCCGGCGCCCGTCGCGGCGGAGCCGGCCGGTCCCACGGTGAGCCCCGCGACGCCGACCGGTCCCACGGCGAGCCCCGTGACGGCGAGCGGAACGCCCGGGCAGCCGGAACCGGCACCGGCGACACCGCAGGCACCGGCACCGCTGACACCGCAGGCTCGCGCCACGACCGCTTCCCCCACGCCCCCGTCGCAGCCGGACGAGGACGAGGAGGAGCACGACGAGCAGGACGGGGACGGGGACGACAGCGGGAGCAGCAGGGGCAGTGGTGGCGGCTACGACTACGGCTACGGCTACGGCTACGGCAAGGCCGACGGGGACCACGACCTCGGCGGCAGCAGCGCCACGCCCTCGCCCAGTGCGACCCCGGCCCCGACGGCCAAGGCAGAGGGAAAGACAGAGGCGAAGACCGAGGGGAAAACAGAGGCGAAGACCGAGGCGACCGCGAGCCCGACGGCGAGTCCGTCGAGCACCGCCGCTGACTGAGCGCGCGCCGGTCCGCTCAGCGGGTGCGGCGGAGCAGGGCCATGAACATCGCGTCGGTGCCGTGCCGGTGCGGCCACAGCTGCCCGTAGTCGCCTCGCGCCAGCCCCGGCACCTCGGGGAACAGCGGCGCGACCGGCAGCACCTCGACGTCGTCCCGCGCGGCCGCGGCGTCGACCACGGCGACCGTCTCGTCGGTGTGCGGCGAGCAGGTCACGTAGGCCACCACGCCGCCGGTGCGGACCGAGGCCAGCGCGCCGTCCAGCAGCGCCGTCTGCAGCTCGACCAGCGGCGGGACGTCGTCCGCGGTGCGCCGCCAGCGCACCTCGGGGCGGCGGCGCAGCGCTCCCAGGCCGGTGCAGGGGGCGTCGAGCAGCACGCGGTCGAAGGAGCCCGGCGTCCACGGCGGCGTCCGCCCGTCGGCGACCAGCACCTCGACGTCGTCCTCGTCGCGCAACGCCTGGCGGACGAGCTCGGCGCGGTGCGGCGCGCGGTCGGCCGCGGTGAGGCGCACCCCCTCCGGACGGACGGCGGCCAGCAGACCGGACTTGCCCCCGGGGCCGGCGCAGACGTCGAGCCAGGCGGCGTCCGGGCCCTCCAGCGGCGCGCGGGCCAGCAGCAGGGCCGCCAGCTGACTGCCCTCGTCCTGCACCGCGGCCCGGCCCTCGCGCACCGAGGGGACGCGGGCGGGATCACCGCCGCCGAGCCGGACGGCGTACGGCGACCACGGGCCGGGCTGCCCGCCGGACTCTGCCGCGAGCTGCTCGCGGGGCACCCGCCGGGCGACCAGGTGCACCTCGGGGGCGGCGTCGTCGGCCAGCAGCGCGGGCTCGACCTCGGCCTCGTCACGCAGCGCGTCGCGCCAGGCCTCGACGATCCAGCGCGGGTGGTCGGTGACCAGGGCCAGCCGCTGGTCACGGTCCCCGTCGAGCCGCTCGACCCAGGCCGCGCGGTCGCCACCCGCGGCGACCTTGCGCAGCACCGCGTTGACCAGGCCGGAGGCGCCGGTGCCGACGATCGCCCGGGTCAGCGCCACGGTCGTGTCGACGGCGGCGTGCGCCGGTACCCGCAGGTCCAGCAGCTGGTAGGCGCCCAGCCGCAGCAGGTCGAGCACCCGCGGATCGAGCTCGGCCAGCGGCCGGGAGACCAGCGGGGCCAGCACCGCGTCGAGGGTGCCGGTGGCACGCAGGGTGCCGTAGGCCAGCTGGGTGGCGAAGGCGGCGTCGCGCTCGCCGAGGTCGGCGGCGCGCTCGCGCAGCAGTTGCGGCAGCAGCAGGTTGGCGTAGGCGTCGCGGCCGGAGACACCGTCGAGCACGTCGAAGGCGGTCAGTCGCGCGCCGTCGAGCACCGGCCGGGAGCGGCGGGACGGCGGACGCCGGTTGCCGCGCCGGGGAGCACTCACGAGGGGCCGCCGTCGAACCGCTCGCCGGGCGCCGGCCGTGCCCCGCGGGCCCAGTCGGGCGCCGGCAGCAGCCGCTTGCCGGCCGGCTGCACCTCGCCGAGCCGGACGGCGCCCCGGCCGGTCCCGACCAGCACGCCGGTGGGGCCCACCGAGACCTCGCCGGGGGCCAGGCCGAGGGACGTGGACAGCGGCTCGACCGGACCCAACCTGAGCCGGTCGCCGCGCCACGTCGTCCACCCGCCGGGCGCGGGGGTGACCCCGCGGACCCGTCGGTCGACGACGTGGGACGGCAGCGACCAGTCGACGCGGGCGTCGGCCGGATCGATGCGCGGTGCGAGGCTGACCCCCTCGACCGGCTGCGGTTCCGGCTCCAGCGTGCCGGCCTGGATGCCGTCGAGGGTGGCCAGCAGCAGCCGGGCGCCGCTGATCGCGAGCCGGCCCAGCAGGTCGCCGGCGGTGTCCCGCGGTGCGATCGGCTCGGTGACCACGCCGTAGACCGGGCCGGTGTCCAGGCCCGCCTCCAGCCGGAAGGTCGAGGCGCCGGTGACCTCGTCACCGGCCATGATCGCGTGCTGCACCGGTGCGGCGCCCCGCCAGGCCGGCAGCAGCGAGAAGTGCAGGTTGACCCAGCCGTACCGCGGCAGGTCCAGCGCCGCCTGTGGCACCAGGGCGCCGTAGGCGACGACCGGCGCGCTGTCGACGGCCAGCTCCGCGAGCCGCTCGAGGAACTCCGGCTCACGCGGGGAGCGGGGCTGCAGCGCGGGGACGCCGGCGGCGTCGGCGCGTTCGGCGACCGGGGAGCGGCTCACCTTGCGGCCGCGACCGGACCGGGCGTCGGGCCGGGTGAGGACGGCGACGACCTCGTGGTCGGAGGCCAGCAGCAGTTCCAGCGAGGGGACGGCGACCTCCGGCGTCCCGGCGAACATGAGCCTCAGTGGGGGCTCACCTCCACGCGGGGGACCCACGCGCCGGCGCCGGCCCACTCGGCCTCGCCGATGGCCGCGAGCGCGGCGGCGCGGGCCTCGGCGTCCAGCCGGTCGACGAACAGCACGCCGTCGAGGTGGTCGACCTCGTGCTGCACGGCGCGGGCCAGCAGGTGCGAGCCCTCGACCCGGACCGGCTCGCCGTGCAGGTCGAACCCGGTGGCCGCGACGTACAGGTGCCGGCGGCAGTCGAAGGTGTACCCGGGGATGGACAGGCAGCCCTCCGGCCCCTCCTCGGTCTCCTCCCCCACCGGCGTCACCTCCGGGTTCACCAGGTGGCCGACCTCGCCGTCGACGTACCAGGTGAAGACCCGCAGCCCGACACCGATCTGCGGGGCGGCCAGCCCGGCGCCGCCGGCGGCGAACATGGTGTCGGTGAGGTCGGCGACCAGCCGGCGCAGCTCCTGGTCGAAGTCCACGACCGGAGCGGCAGGGGTCCGCAGCACCGGGTCGCCCAGCAGCCGGATGGGGGTCACGCTCACCGGTCGATCCTAAATGGCCCCCTCCTGGGCGTCCCCGCGCCCGATGGCCCCCTGCAGGATCCCGCCGGCCCTGTCCAGAGGCTCGTCCCGAGCCTGCGAGGGATGAGGAGGACGGGGTCCTCACACGGTGGGGAGCAGGGGGCCCTCCTCCGGAGCGTGGGGAGGACGGGGTCCTCGGTCAGGCGAAGAGCCGCACCGAGGACTTGGCCACCGTGAGGTGCGCGGCCTGCTCGGCCAGCTGCTGGGCGCCCTCGGCGTCGTCGACGCCGACTTCCGCGGGGAAGCCCGCGTCGTGCGGAGCCACCGTGCCCTCGAGGTCGACGAGGTCGCCCTCGCGCACCTGGTACGGGGACTCGCCGGCCTCGCCGGTCAGCTGCACCCACATCCGCTCGGCGTCCGACGCACCGAGCCAGAAGCCCTCGTCGGCCGGGACGGAGAGCACCCGGGCGCCGGTCGCGGTCACCGGCTGGTCGGCGAGACCGCCCAGCGCGGTGCCGGCGTCGGGGCCGGCGGCCAGCGCCAGCACCGACCGGCCGTCGGCCGTCTCGACCGAGCCGCCGGCCGTGGATCCGCCGGCGGGAGCGCCCGACGAGCTCGGCGCGGCCGAGCCGGATGACGGGTCCGAGGACGCCGGCCCGGACGGGCTCCCGGCGCTCTGCGAGGTCTGCGCCGCGGGGTCGGAGCCCGCCTCGGGGTCGCTGCCGCCGCACTGGCTCAGCAGCAGCGCCAGGACGACGAGCGCGGCCACCAGCAGCGCTCCGACCAGCGGGCCCCGCCGGCGCCCGCCACTGCGGGTACCACCGCCCACGGGCGTGGCCCCCCGCTGCTGGCCGGGGCCGGTCGACGGCGTACGCGACTCACTCACTCGGTGCTCCTCGGTTCAGGTCGTCCGCGCGGACGGCCTGGACCTAGCACCTGGGGCCCGGGCGGTCGCGTCTCGTCACGGGCCCCGGATCGGGGCCGGACCCACCTACCCGGCTGCGTTTACGGCGTAAACCGGGTCAGCCGGATGAGGTCGAGGTCACCACCTGCAGCCCCTGCGGCTCACCGCCGCTGGGGCCGTCGTCCGGGCCGCACCGGCTGATCGACACCGTGATGGTCAGGACGGCGACCAGCAGGACCAGACCGAGCACGATGCGGCGCAGCCAGCGGCGCAGGTCACCGGGGTTGTCCGCGGAGCGGTGGGGGTCCTCGGCGCTGGCGCGCTCGGCGCGGGGGTCGGGGGGCGGGTCACTCGACGTCACAGGCCCTCCTCGGCCACCGGACGAGCTGAGCGCCCGGTGCTGAGCCGCTCGGGGGGAACGTGGGTGCGCTACCCCGGCACGGCGGTCGTCACACGGTCCGGTCGACCGACCGGCCCCGGTGCCCGCGCCTCAGACCAGGTCGAGCGGGTCCAGCTGCACACGGACGTGCTCGGTGGCCTTCTTCGCGCTGCGGACGCCCTGCACCTCCGCCAGGGCGTGCGCCAGGGCCGACCCCTCCGCCCGCGGCACCCGCACGAGGTAGCGCTCCCGCTCGCCCTCCTGACCCGGGCGCGACGGCTCCGGCACCGGACCGAGCAGGTCGGCGTCGGCGGGCAGCCGCGCGGCCGCGAGGAACTCCGCCAGCGCCGGCGCGGTCCCGGAGAGCGCGGCCATCCGGGTGGCCGGCGGGAAGCCGAGTTCGCGGCGGTCGGCCAGCTCCCGGGCGGCCAGCCAGCCGGGATCCCAGCGCACCAGCGCCTGGACGACGGGGTGGGCGGCGTCGGCGGCGACGACGACCTGACCACCGGCCGACGCGGGCCGGACGAGAGCCGCCGCGTTCATCCAGCGGCGCAGCGTCTCCTCCCCTGCCCGCAGGTCGGCCCGCCCGAGCAGCGCCCAGGAGTCCAGCAGCAGCGCGGCGCCGTACCCACCCTCGGCGACCGGCTCGGCGCCCGGGGTGGCGACCACCAGCGCCGGCCCGGGCGGCACCGAGGGCAGCACGCCCGACCCGCGCCCGGAGACCCGTACCGCGGCGCCGGCGAAGGCCCGCCCCAGCTCCTCGGCGGTGCGGGCGGCGCCCACGACGGAGGCGCGCAGCTTCGTGCCGTGGCAGTACGGGCAGTCGAACGTCGCCGCGGGGCGGGCGCACCAGCGGCAGGCCGGTACCCGCGACCCGCCCGGCCCGGGCGTGGCGGCGACGCCCAGCGGCCCGGAGCAGACCGCACAGCGGGCCGGGGCGCGGCAGCGGTCGCACGCCAGCCCGGGCGCGTACCCCGCACGCGGCACCTGCACCAGCACCGGGGCGCCGTCGGCGAGGGCCTGGCGGGCGACCCGGTGGGCCAGGCTGGGCAGCCGGGCGGTGCGCGCGGCGGGGTCGCGGGCCAGCTCGGCGTCGGCACCCAGGGCCTGCACCCGGGGGGCGGCGGCGCGCAGGGTGGCGCGGTCGGCGACCAGCTCGTGCGCCCAGCCGCTCTCCACCAGCAGCTGCGCCTCCGCGGTGCGCGCGGTCGCCGCGACGACGGCCGCGCACGAGGCGAGGTGGGCCCGGTGCACCAGGACGTCGCGGGCGTGGGCGTAGGGCGCGCGCGGCTCGGCGTGCAGGTCGTCGCCGTCGTCCCAGACCGCGACCAGTCCGAGGTCGGCGACCGGCGCGAAGACGGCGGCGCGGGTGCCCAGCACCACCCGCGCGGTGCCGCGGACGGCGTCCAGGAAGCGGCGGTACCGGGCATCCGGGGCCGCGTCGGCGCGCAGCACGACGACCGACCCCTGCGGCAGCCGAGCCTCAGCGGCCGCGGCCAGCCGGTCGAGGTCGCGGCCGTCGGGCGTCACCACCAGGGCGCCCCGCCCCCCGGAGAGCGCGGCCTGGCACAGCTCGACCAGCCGGGCCGGCCAGTCCTCCCCGGGCAGCGCCGTCCACACCGCGCGGGCGGGCCGGCCCTCGGCGACGGCGGTGAGCAGCGCCGGACCGGTCGGGTAGCGGGCGAAGCCGGCCGGGTCGGGGGGCGGGGGCGGTGGCGGTGGCTCGGCGGGCGGGCGCTTCTCGGCCGCGACCCGGCGGGGCGGGACGGCCAGCCGGAGCACGTCGGTGACCGTGCCACCCCAGCGCTCGGCCACCGCGCGGGCCAGCGCGACGACCTGGGGGGTGAGCACCGGCTCCGGGGAGACCACCTTGGCCAGCGGCGTCAGCTTCCCGCCGTGTTCGCTGCTGTCGGCCAGCTCGAGCACGAAACCGTCGACCAGCTGCCCGGCGAAGCGCACCCGCACCCGGCACCCGGCCCGCACCTCGTCGGCCATCTCGTCGGGGACGGCGTAGTCGAAGGGCCGGTCCAGGTGCGCCAGGGGCACGTCGACGACGACCCGGGCCACCCGCTCCGGCCCCGCCCGGAGGCTCGCACCGAGCTCGCGAGGGGTGAGGGGGGCGGGGTCCTTCGACAGCGGGATCTCCGTTCGGCGGGAGCTGGTGGTGGCCCGGGAGTGTCGTCGCCGGCTCCGACAGTCACCGGCAGCGACGTGCGCCCGTGGCGTGTCCTCTGAGGCAGGACACGCCACGGGCGCACATCACCGTCAGGCGGCCGTCAGACCCCCGCGGCCGAGCGCAGCGCCTCGACGCGGTCGACCCGCTCCCACGGCAGGTCGACGTCGGTGCGGCCGAAGTGGCCGTAGGCGGCGGTCGGGGCGTAGATGGGGCGCAGCAGGTCCAGGTCGCGCACGATCGCGCCGGGGCGCAGGTCGAAGGCCGCGCTGATGGCCTTCTCCAGCACCTCGTCCGCGACCGCGCCGGTGCCGAAGGTCTCGACGAACAGGCCGACCGGGTGGGCGGCGCCGATCGCGTAGGCCACCTGGACTTCGCAGCGGCGGGCCAGGCCGGCGGCCACGACGTTCTTGGCCACCCAGCGCATGGCGTAGGCGCCGGAGCGGTCGACCTTCGACGGGTCCTTGCCGGAGAATGCGCCGCCGCCGTGGCGGGCCATGCCGCCGTAGGTGTCGACGATGATCTTCCGGCCGGTCAGCCCGGCGTCGCCCATCGGGCCGCCGATGACGAACTTGCCGGTCGGGTTGACCAGCAGCCGGTAGCCGTCGGTGGGCAGGCCGAGCGCGGCGAGCTCGGGCTCCACCACCAGCTCCTGCACGTCCGGGGCGAGCAGCTGCTCGATGGAGATGTCCTCGGCGTGCTGCGAGGAGACGACGACGGTGTCGACGCCGACCGGACGGTCGTCCTCGTAGACGACGGTGACCTGGGTCTTGCCGTCGGGCCGCAGGTAGGGCACCGAACCGTCCTTGCGGACCGCCGAGAGCCGGCGGGAGAGCCGGTGCGCCAGCGCGATCGGCAGCGGCATGAGCTCGGGGGTTTCATCGGTGGCGTAGCCGAACATCAGGCCCTGGTCACCGGCACCCTGACGCTCGATCTCGTCGTCGGTCGTCCCGGCGGTGCGGGCCTCGTAGCCGGTGTCGACGCCCTGGGCGATGTCCGGCGACTGGGCACCGATGGAGACGCTGACACCGCAGGAGGCGCCGTCGAAGCCCTTGCGGGAGGAGTCGTAGCCGATGCCGAGCACGGTCTTCCGGACGATGTCGGCGATGTCGACGTAGCCGGCGGTGGTGACCTCACCGGCGATGTGGACCTGCCCGGTGGTGATCAGGGTCTCGACGGCGACCCGGCTGCGCGGGTCCTGCGCGAGCATCGCGTCGAGGATCGAGTCGCTGATCTGGTCGGCGATCTTGTCCGGGTGGCCCTCGGTCACCGACTCGGACGTGAAGAGGCGGCGTGACACGCGGTACTCCCTGGGGTCGGTGACGGCGGGGTGGTGCCCGGGCGTGGGCAGCTCGTCGGGTGCACGTTACCGGCGTGCGGCGGGGCCGGTGCCGGCTCAGGCCAGCCGGGCGGCGACGACGTCCCAGATCCCGGCGGCCACGGCGTCCTTGCTGCC
Proteins encoded:
- the metK gene encoding methionine adenosyltransferase, translating into MSRRLFTSESVTEGHPDKIADQISDSILDAMLAQDPRSRVAVETLITTGQVHIAGEVTTAGYVDIADIVRKTVLGIGYDSSRKGFDGASCGVSVSIGAQSPDIAQGVDTGYEARTAGTTDDEIERQGAGDQGLMFGYATDETPELMPLPIALAHRLSRRLSAVRKDGSVPYLRPDGKTQVTVVYEDDRPVGVDTVVVSSQHAEDISIEQLLAPDVQELVVEPELAALGLPTDGYRLLVNPTGKFVIGGPMGDAGLTGRKIIVDTYGGMARHGGGAFSGKDPSKVDRSGAYAMRWVAKNVVAAGLARRCEVQVAYAIGAAHPVGLFVETFGTGAVADEVLEKAISAAFDLRPGAIVRDLDLLRPIYAPTAAYGHFGRTDVDLPWERVDRVEALRSAAGV